One Spinacia oleracea cultivar Varoflay chromosome 4, BTI_SOV_V1, whole genome shotgun sequence DNA segment encodes these proteins:
- the LOC130459849 gene encoding probable 3-hydroxyisobutyryl-CoA hydrolase 2, giving the protein MGNLENHIILTSTANFIFNYKHIWISRFDFVIAILKIHSNPIATPSTDPSPLISLMREGRLQGVGQCLICEFRMVFHVLQGDVSKDFFEGCRAIFVDKDKNPKVTGLVESFAVGSD; this is encoded by the exons ATGGGAAATCTGGAGAATCACATAATTCTCACTTCCACCGCTAATTTCATCTTTAATTACAAGCACATTTGGATTTCAAGATTTGATTTTgtaattgcaatattgaagatTCATTCGAACCCAATCGCAACACCGTCAACAGATCCATCGCCGCTAATTTCACTG ATGAGAGAAGGCAGACTGCAAGGGGTTGGTCAATGCCTAATCTGCGAGTTTAGGATGGTTTTCCATGTTCTGCAAGGAGATGTCAGCAAAGATTTCTTCGAG GGTTGCCGAGCAATCTTTGTTGACAAAGACAAAAATCCTAAG GTTACTGGTTTAGTGGAATCCTTTGCAGTTGGATCTGATTAG